The region TAATAATTTTCTTAGTAATAATTTTGATTTTAATATAGAAAACCTGGATAATTAAGGAAGTGATTATATGCCTAATGAAAAAATTAACGATAAGACTATGAGATTTAAGGTTATCAAAGAGGATTTAAGTGAGACTGCTTATCTTATGCAAAAAGTTTATCAAGCGTTAGAGGAAAAAGGCTATAATCCTGTCAATCAAATAGTGGGGTATTTATTGTCAGGTGAT is a window of Halanaerobiaceae bacterium ANBcell28 DNA encoding:
- a CDS encoding IreB family regulatory phosphoprotein, which codes for MPNEKINDKTMRFKVIKEDLSETAYLMQKVYQALEEKGYNPVNQIVGYLLSGDPAYITSYKDARTMIRTIDRDEIIEELLRNYLRVNHIE